From one Burkholderia pyrrocinia genomic stretch:
- a CDS encoding LysR family transcriptional regulator: MDNPIRAMRIFTRIVDMNSFTRAAQALGISRATATRTVQELEAALGMPLLVRTTRALRATPEGDAYYRRCLRITADVDELEASIRGAALRPSGPLRVELPGSVAGAIVLPALGEFHARHPDLVLMFGVSGRAADMVGDAVDCSIRLGELPDSSLVARRLGMLERVTCASPAYLDRHGVPRTLDDLAAHRAVCGLSFSGRRTAELDFTVDGAVRKVRLDGIVSVDDEHAYLACGVHGLGLIQPPRVAAQPLIDAGRLREVLPRWRPDAIAVSAVYVKRPHVSPGVRAFVDWIAERFAQNLEGVVVAGPMARRPVREAVEMNDREGSQVALA; encoded by the coding sequence GTGGACAATCCGATCCGCGCGATGCGCATCTTCACGCGCATCGTCGACATGAACAGCTTTACGCGCGCGGCGCAGGCGCTCGGCATTTCGCGCGCGACCGCGACGCGGACCGTGCAGGAGCTCGAAGCGGCGCTCGGCATGCCGCTGCTGGTGCGCACGACGCGCGCGCTGCGTGCGACGCCCGAAGGCGACGCGTATTACCGGCGCTGCCTGCGCATCACGGCGGACGTCGACGAGCTCGAAGCCAGCATCCGTGGCGCCGCGCTGCGTCCGAGCGGGCCGCTGCGCGTCGAGTTGCCGGGATCGGTGGCGGGCGCGATCGTGTTGCCCGCGCTCGGCGAATTTCATGCACGGCATCCCGATCTCGTGCTGATGTTCGGCGTGTCCGGGCGCGCGGCCGACATGGTCGGCGACGCGGTCGACTGCAGCATCCGGCTCGGCGAGTTGCCCGATTCGTCGCTCGTCGCGCGCCGGCTCGGCATGCTCGAGCGCGTGACGTGCGCGAGCCCTGCGTATCTCGACCGCCACGGCGTCCCGCGCACGCTCGACGATCTCGCCGCGCATCGCGCGGTATGCGGATTGTCCTTTTCCGGTCGGCGCACGGCCGAACTCGATTTCACGGTGGATGGCGCGGTACGCAAGGTGCGGCTCGACGGCATCGTCAGCGTGGACGACGAGCACGCGTACCTCGCGTGCGGCGTGCACGGCCTCGGCCTGATCCAGCCGCCGCGTGTCGCCGCGCAGCCGTTGATCGACGCAGGACGGTTGCGGGAAGTGCTGCCGCGCTGGCGGCCCGATGCGATCGCCGTGTCGGCCGTCTATGTGAAGCGACCGCATGTGTCGCCCGGCGTGCGCGCGTTCGTCGACTGGATCGCCGAGCGGTTTGCGCAGAACCTGGAAGGTGTGGTCGTCGCGGGGCCCATGGCGCGACGGCCGGTGCGGGAAGCCGTCGAGATGAACGATCGCGAGGGCAGTCAGGTGGCGCTGGCGTGA
- a CDS encoding ATP--cob(I)alamin adenosyltransferase — MQIVTTEFPFVWLRYSGSTHTDPARLLAELDALLARRERFVLLTDDAPSGDDRGAGDHEMRKQLAKWSKANRARSREWIPAMIAIEPDAARRVALDAFSGAFEKVWGYPLNAAATRDAALALAQRLLDEPARGAAAANG; from the coding sequence ATGCAGATCGTCACGACTGAATTCCCGTTTGTCTGGTTGCGTTACAGCGGCTCGACGCACACCGATCCCGCCCGCCTGCTCGCCGAACTCGACGCGTTGCTGGCGCGCCGCGAACGCTTCGTTCTTCTGACCGACGATGCGCCGTCCGGCGACGATCGCGGCGCCGGCGATCACGAAATGCGCAAGCAGCTCGCGAAGTGGAGCAAGGCCAACCGCGCGCGGTCGCGCGAATGGATCCCCGCGATGATCGCGATCGAGCCCGACGCGGCGCGGCGCGTGGCGCTCGACGCGTTCTCGGGCGCGTTCGAGAAAGTCTGGGGCTATCCGTTGAACGCGGCGGCGACCCGCGACGCTGCGCTCGCGCTGGCGCAACGGCTGCTCGACGAACCGGCGCGCGGCGCCGCGGCCGCGAACGGCTGA
- a CDS encoding AraC family transcriptional regulator: protein MRKLPPTTDPAADADVYHVPRPLVVFGGSVVEPEWRLERHSHRQAQLLYTLSGVIYCEIDGGVWSAPPQCTVWIPGDVPHSARGSAGATFYAVLVQPDAALDLPARCCTLSTSPLLRELLLKAASFPNLYDVDGPQGRLIATLLDELVAAPVEDLYLPMPVDRRLRKLIDHLLDDPADKSSLPELARRAGVSERSLTRLATKELGMSLGDWRRRLHVALSLRMLTTGRRVHQIAIDLGYESASSFVTMFRKATGKSPTQFLTDRQR, encoded by the coding sequence ATGCGCAAGCTTCCACCGACCACCGATCCCGCAGCGGACGCCGACGTCTACCACGTGCCGCGTCCGCTCGTCGTGTTCGGCGGCTCGGTCGTCGAGCCCGAGTGGCGGCTCGAGCGGCACAGCCATCGCCAGGCGCAGCTGCTCTACACGCTGAGCGGCGTCATCTATTGCGAGATCGACGGCGGCGTATGGAGCGCGCCGCCGCAATGCACGGTGTGGATTCCGGGCGACGTCCCGCATTCGGCGCGCGGCTCGGCCGGCGCGACCTTCTATGCGGTGCTGGTCCAACCCGATGCCGCGCTCGATTTGCCCGCGCGCTGCTGCACGCTGTCGACGTCGCCGCTGCTGCGCGAGCTGCTGCTGAAGGCGGCGAGCTTCCCGAACCTGTACGACGTCGACGGCCCGCAAGGGCGGCTGATAGCGACGCTGCTCGACGAACTCGTCGCGGCGCCGGTCGAGGACCTGTACCTGCCGATGCCGGTCGACCGCCGCTTGCGCAAGCTGATCGACCATCTGCTCGACGATCCGGCCGACAAGTCGTCGCTGCCCGAACTCGCGCGGCGCGCGGGCGTCAGCGAGCGCAGCCTGACGCGGCTCGCGACGAAGGAGCTCGGGATGAGCCTCGGCGACTGGCGTCGGCGGCTGCACGTCGCGTTGTCGCTGCGGATGCTGACGACCGGCCGCCGCGTGCACCAGATCGCGATCGATCTCGGCTACGAGAGCGCGAGCAGCTTCGTGACGATGTTCCGCAAGGCGACCGGCAAGTCGCCGACGCAATTCCTGACCGACCGGCAACGCTGA